Part of the Antennarius striatus isolate MH-2024 chromosome 6, ASM4005453v1, whole genome shotgun sequence genome, TGCTGTTGGATTTGTGGACTGGATGGATGACGGAAATCTACGTCAAATAAAGTACCGAATGACACAAAATGTGATCAGACACAGCATTCGATTAACGTTACACTTATCagaaaataaatccattcaTTACTCAGATTAGTTATTCAATAAGCATATCACCAACTCTTATTTACATGAACCAtccatttagtttttattaattattcaatcAGCATAACACATTCCTTTAGTCACATCAATCATCCGTTTAATCAATTTTAttgccaaataaataaaatattttttgggggggtctCAGAATAAACTCCACTAACTTTACTCTTGTGTTTGCGCTGACTTTATATTTTATACTCATACTTATGGGGTCAATATCATGAATCATTTCATCCACATTTTTACTGGGAATTTTCCAACTACACCTATTATCAACTACAAAACCAGAATGATCAGAATCTTATTCATGCATGAACACAGCAGGTAGATTTGTGTAGCATCGGCAGTGAGTTTGGCATCTCCCTGATCATTTTGATTAAACTCAATGTTTTGGGTATCCAATTTAAATTGGCTTTTGGACGCATTTCGCTAAAGTTTTTCTTGGGTTGTCCCAACAGGAAAGAGACCCCGGGGCAGCTCAAACATAAAAGCACCAGAATTTTACAGACTGTAGAATTTTGCAGGTGGGAGTTTTGCATTAGGGTCATGGCCATCTTGTTTTTATGGAGCCAGAAGTGAAGCCTGGAGGATGTCTTCCTACACATCTATCCTGATTGGATTTGACAAAGAGCTCGTCTCAATCATAAAATCACCACGCTGTACAGATTACCCTTTCCTATTGCATGTTTTATAAAAAGGAGAATCTAATTCAGTAATTGAACAGGGTGCCTCATTGAAATCTTGCACAAGATCATAAACTTGACAGAACACATTTGTTTACCGAGGTACTAAAACCAGTAAGAAGTAGGGTTATTGTCTTAGACGCCCCTTCTGGcaaggatggaggatggatggaaaaattaACCATTATTTTCTCCTTCTGCTATGAAACATATTGCACACTTGGGATGCATTTTCATGGAGTTATTTTATATCAAGCtgggtgtttgtgtttcattagATTTTATTGATTATAATATTAACtattaggttaaaaaaaaaattagaatttgAAGTGCCCTTGTTACGTTCAGTAATTCACTCGACCTACAAGTGACCCAAGCAGCTTGAGATTCATCTACAAGTAAGGTTCTCATGCCTTGAATATCCGCAGCAAAATAATTCTGTAGATTAACAAGGAATCGTAATCCCATGATGGGAATAAAACTAATTACAtcggcagtttttttttttttctatctctgCTACCCGAAGAGGTAAAGATTCTATTTAGTGTAGCTTCCTCTCACTGTGTTAGTGTGTCTCAGAGGAAGCCTTCTATCTCTGCTTTGTTAGGTGTGGATGCCTACTCTGTTTCTTTATCACAACAGGACATTTTCAACATCTTTAAAGCAATAATTGAAGCACATTATAAAGCTGAACACCACAGAAAACATTCACTACATCTTCAACAGTGTTTGGAACACCCCAACGACCTCTTCTCTTTTCAAGCATCAGGGTCTCAGTAATTGAGattcttttaaattttagaaCATTTCAAATTGATGTCATGGTTACCAAGGTTTTTACACGTATGTTCACATTGCCCTGTTATGAAATTGTTCCTGCTTTTCCTAACCCTTTTTATATGAAGAGTAGCTGCAAGGTTTTCAAATATCCAACTGCTTCAGGGTCAATTTAGCTCTAGTGACTGCTTTGctttcacacaaacagaagTTTCCGTGGATTTCAAGTGGGGGTAAGGGTAtagaattgtaaaaaaaaaaaaaaaacgttggAAGCCCAAGACTGAACACTATTGTATAGCTACATTTTCAATACACATTGCCGGCTCGATTCTGCTTCAACTCTTCTCACCTTTGTAGTATTTGCACAAAATTTATGTCCGACTCTGCTGATAGAATATTCCACATTGTCCCATGCAGACCAGGGTTGAAAGAACATGCATCAGAGGTTGCTGAGGACTGCAGGAAGGAGGCTAGAAAATTTACAAAGTGTTggtggaatgtttaaaaaaaaaccacaccatCACCTTTTCTCTCTTCCCATATCTCCCTTTCTCAAATTGATGTCCTGAACTGCCCTCCCCTCTCCCAAACTAGTCCAAGCAGAGAACCACCCACCTCGAGTCTTGGATCTACTCAAGGTTTCTACTCATTGAAAGGCGTTTTCGTCTTCACTGTAGGGGTCTCTTCATGAGTAGAGCCATTATAGAACTACACTTTAAATACAGTACTTTAACCATgaacataattattttgttcataTGGCGGAAAGTCCTACTAGCACAGAAGGTTCAGCAACGTTCTTTATTGTCTGTCGAGCAATGCCATTATTTGAGTAGCTATatgatcaatatttaatttcactGATTAGATTTCTTGAACAGACATGCAGTCCCCCTGATGAAtcgctcctcctccttgtcagtGTTAACGTAAGGGTCTTTCATGTATCTGTCCAACTCTTTGGCTGCCACCAGACTCCACAGTCCCTCTTCCACCATCCGCTTCAGTTCTCTGTCTAAATCCGTTGTGTATCCCTCAGAGTTTGAATGAGCCCCCTTTGACAAGCCAATCAAACCTCCTGTAGAAGACACGCAAAACAAACTGATTGGAACCGATCAATTAATAtgtttaaaaacattcattgtACAAATAGAGGGACGATGGTGAATTTCAATAATCCACCGTTATAGAAAGGTTGACTTTATAAATTGATGTGTTTGGAGAGTTACCGGGTTTAGCAGCGTTATGGAGCTCCTGTAGAACGCTCACCGGCACAAATCCTTCACCTAAACCACCAGCAAGTATCACCACATCAAAGGTTCCTGACACCAGGAGGAGGGaagttggaaaataaaaatagaaactaaaattaaaatcagcCTGAAAGTGAATTAAGAACTGATAGAGCCAAAGAGCACCAGCATAACACAGCAGTTTCCAATGTCCATTTGGAGAGGGAAGTAAAAATTCATAATTAAAGCAAAAGGCATAATACAGGCTAATTTTAGTGGTGTGTTGAACAGCCACAAGTTGGTTCTGAAGAAAGACCTAAAGTCACTCTGAAGAAATCATCTTTTAAGTGAAGGAGACAATAAATGGCAGTGGATAACTGCAGGAATAGCGATGATTGCAATAATTTATGCCTTTATTTTCACAGTAATATTCACAAACCATTCTCTGCAGGCAAAGGATTGGTTCCCAATACGGCCAGTTTGAGGTCCTGATAGATGCCCAACCTGGCAGCTTGCTCCAACATGCCTTTACTGCAGTCTACTCCCACAAAGTTCTTGAAGCCCAACTCAACCATCTACAGAGACAGAAGATGAGAAACATTAACAGTGATTATGTGAGACAGCAGGGAAACATTGAGGCAATCCTGACAGAAACCGCTCAGGGTTTAAGAAAAGTTTGGGTCCGTCAAGACCTCTACAAAAGTTTATCAACATGGGAAAAAACaagtaggaaaatgaatgagaaatgaGGAGTGAAATTATACGTGTAACAGTTTTTAATTTCCAAGCATTGTTCTAGAATTATATTGCATGCCAAAGGTCAATTTATGCAGATATGAAAAAGGCAGGAGTATTGAAGTTTTTGCCTTACCAGTTTGGCAACACTTCCAGACCCACAAGCAACATCCAGAACCTGAACCGCCTCACGATTCCCAGAGAAGTTTGCATGCAAACAATCTACCAGCAGAGGATGTAAATTGTAGCCCAGCATGTTGATatcctgtcaaaaaaaaaccccaaaacatctCAGTCTTGACATGGCTACATTTATATACTGCTGTGACCACAACCAAAATTAAAGATAAATGTTTCCTTAACAGTTTCTGTAGACTGACCTGTTCGTATGTCGGGGCCCAGCTGTCATAGAACTTGGCCATCTGGTTTGAGTTAAAGCCCTCGGTACCCTGAATGAGGGTCTTTACCTCATCCAGACTTCTATGCTTGGCTGACATGATAAGCTGGCTTCAAACCTGTCAGGGAGGAAATATTGTATGCTCTCAACATGATAGCTGTTGACATGAAGAATCCAATACAGGACAGAAAATAAAGTGCACTCCGACATACTTTGGTAGTTCACACGTTTGATCCTTCTTTCCATCCAGTCATGACAACCAAACCAAACAATAACAGAACAGAAGCTGGCCCATGACTATAAATGACTATCACAACTCCTGTCAGGCCTTGGGTCCATTCATTTATTCTACCCACACTagtgtttttctgtcattaatATATCCTGTCTTTCCAGAACCCCATCCAACCTTCCAGCATTCAATCAGtttattcctgtcacctgtgttgctcaCCTGCCGCTCAGCATCCAATCCAACTACATGTCTTCTGATCAGTCTTCAGTTCTTTGCCAGATTGGTAGTAGCTACTCTCCAATATTCTGATCCATGTGATTACTGTGTTCTGAGTCTGCCTGTTTGCCCACTCCTCATTGGATGAGTTTGCCTGATCTTTTGATTACTTGGTTTTGGACTCTGTAATTAAACTGTGTATTTGGAGTTGGCTCTACTGTCGTGGTTTTGGGTTTTCCCTGTGTGCCATGCGACAATGACTAAATGATTGCAAACAAGGCAAGCATGCTTTGTCTTTGCCGAATTATAAGAGAAAATAGCAAGAAAGCACTGGATGATAACCCTAACCACCACcttaagcaaataaaaatggtaaaataattATCAGTTCTAAATATTCATGAAGGTCACTAAATAGATGTCACATAATTAAAGTTCAAAGGCAAAATCCTCTGAGTAACATCTGAAATTGTGATGACTTGTGTAAtcaatttgaaaattaaaaataactcaGCACTTTGTCTCTTCTGGGAGAAACAGGTAGCTGACTTGTAATACGTCTATGAGGTTTTATATCCAGCAGTGATGTGACGTAGTGATGTCCGCCCCGGACTCGGTAGGCGTTTCTTTGTGAACCACTGCTTTGAAGCCTACTTAAAACCAGGAAAAATCAACGTTATTGATGGTGTTTGAACTACAAAAGTGGTTCATTCACAGGTGACCTACTGgcgcttcattcaccaggtgaaccagtttagtggttCCCATCAATGGGCGGGGATTGGAAACACCGGCCG contains:
- the LOC137596217 gene encoding methyltransferase-like protein 27, whose amino-acid sequence is MSAKHRSLDEVKTLIQGTEGFNSNQMAKFYDSWAPTYEQDINMLGYNLHPLLVDCLHANFSGNREAVQVLDVACGSGSVAKLMVELGFKNFVGVDCSKGMLEQAARLGIYQDLKLAVLGTNPLPAENGTFDVVILAGGLGEGFVPVSVLQELHNAAKPGGLIGLSKGAHSNSEGYTTDLDRELKRMVEEGLWSLVAAKELDRYMKDPYVNTDKEEERFIRGTAYTSCSSSGGILRRSQASQETVSPACRRSSPRPPTSGTCPEYLPRVASRRHPKQMPEPPQLTPVDEEEQQLRVEPLLNLVTELHL